From a region of the Magnetococcales bacterium genome:
- a CDS encoding Rpn family recombination-promoting nuclease/putative transposase, producing the protein MPDYSADSDAIYHQLFSHPEMVADLLTGFLDATLLTDLDLPRMKRLNTKFTAARGKRRRGDMVWEIPTHSGGPLFILLILEFQSTIDPWMPLRILVYSGLLYQQLVDERKLTAEQGLPPVLPVVLFNGQPRWHAATRLHEVIQLPKDSPLWQYQPEMRYHVIDEGRYAEEELQGLGSLSALLFHLEHPARPEAVLETGRLLAQWFKNHPEGVVLKGLFRELLLGAMERTDGFNPLPTVPEELQEVVNMLAYHIEKWKKEAALEGELRGDIRGEQKGKADLLLRLLRRRFGDVPEWAITRVASAEVSTLEAWSERIFDTPSLETLLQPVPAHDGALQE; encoded by the coding sequence ATGCCTGACTATTCAGCGGATTCCGATGCCATCTACCATCAGCTCTTTTCCCATCCGGAGATGGTGGCCGATCTGCTGACCGGTTTTCTCGATGCCACTCTCCTGACCGACCTCGACCTGCCTCGCATGAAGCGTCTGAATACCAAATTCACCGCCGCCAGGGGCAAACGACGTCGGGGCGACATGGTTTGGGAGATCCCCACCCACAGCGGCGGCCCGCTCTTCATTCTGCTGATCCTGGAGTTCCAGTCCACGATCGACCCCTGGATGCCTCTGCGAATCCTGGTCTATAGCGGCCTGCTCTACCAACAGTTGGTCGATGAGCGCAAGCTCACTGCCGAACAGGGGCTTCCTCCCGTTCTGCCCGTGGTTCTGTTCAACGGACAACCCCGGTGGCATGCCGCAACCCGTCTGCACGAGGTGATTCAACTGCCCAAGGATTCGCCATTGTGGCAATATCAACCGGAAATGCGTTACCATGTGATCGACGAAGGACGTTACGCCGAAGAGGAACTGCAGGGACTCGGCTCCCTCTCGGCCCTGCTCTTTCATCTGGAACACCCCGCCCGCCCGGAGGCGGTACTGGAGACGGGCCGTTTGCTGGCACAATGGTTTAAAAACCATCCGGAAGGGGTGGTGCTCAAAGGTCTTTTTCGGGAACTGCTGCTGGGGGCCATGGAGCGGACCGACGGTTTCAACCCCTTGCCGACCGTTCCCGAGGAACTGCAGGAGGTGGTCAACATGCTGGCCTATCACATCGAGAAGTGGAAGAAGGAAGCCGCGCTGGAAGGCGAACTGCGCGGCGACATACGCGGCGAACAAAAAGGCAAGGCTGATCTGCTGCTGAGGTTGCTGCGACGCCGTTTCGGCGACGTTCCCGAATGGGCCATTACCCGGGTGGCCTCGGCGGAGGTATCGACTCTGGAGGCCTGGAGCGAACGCATCTTCGACACCCCTTCACTGGAAACTCTTCTGCAACCGGTTCCGGCCCATGACGGAGCGCTGCAGGAATAG